A window of Bacteroidota bacterium contains these coding sequences:
- a CDS encoding thymidine kinase, with amino-acid sequence MEPLTHHNTHNGGWIEVICGSMFSGKTEELIRRLKRARIAKQHVEIYKPAIDARFSETEVVSHDENAIPSIPVQNASEILMRVGEADVVGIDEGQFFNNTLIEVCCQLARDGKRVIIAGLDQDYLGKPFEPIPNLMAVAEFVTKLHAVCMVCGSPANHSQRLNDDADRLLVGAAEAYEPRCRRHFHPQNEEAARSKAAPAAKMAEKS; translated from the coding sequence TTGGAGCCATTAACCCATCATAATACCCACAATGGCGGATGGATCGAAGTCATCTGTGGGTCCATGTTTAGCGGAAAGACAGAAGAGCTCATCCGCCGATTGAAGCGCGCACGGATTGCAAAACAGCATGTTGAAATCTACAAGCCGGCTATTGATGCGCGCTTTAGCGAAACAGAAGTAGTGTCGCACGACGAAAATGCAATTCCCTCCATTCCTGTTCAGAATGCCTCTGAAATTCTGATGCGTGTCGGCGAAGCTGATGTTGTGGGAATTGATGAAGGACAGTTTTTCAACAACACACTCATCGAAGTCTGTTGTCAACTCGCCAGGGATGGCAAACGGGTGATAATTGCCGGGCTGGATCAGGATTACCTGGGTAAACCGTTTGAGCCCATTCCCAACTTGATGGCGGTTGCCGAGTTTGTGACCAAGCTGCACGCCGTATGCATGGTCTGTGGATCGCCTGCGAATCATTCTCAGCGCCTGAACGATGATGCGGATCGCCTCCTTGTTGGCGCTGCTGAAGCGTATGAGCCCCGTTGCCGGCGCCATTTTCATCCACAAAACGAAGAAGCTGCCCGGTCCAAAGCTGCGCCGGCCGCCAAAATGGCTGAAAAAAGCTAA